The Streptococcus sp. oral taxon 431 nucleotide sequence ATCTCATCTATGAACAGATGGACAAGGCTGAAAAGCAAGCAGACAAGTTTGACGAGATTTACAAGCAATCTAAAGCCTATTTAGACAAGCAAATCAACAAGGTCTTTGACAAATTCCAACGTGATTATGGTTTGAGTGAGCGTGATGCTCGTCATGTCTTGAAGAACATGAAGGACCAGAAAGACCTAAACGAACTTCGTAAGGTTCTTGAAGCAAGGCCAGACGACCCGAATATTCAACGATTACTTGCTGATTTGGACAGTCCAGCTTATGCTTATCGCATGAAGCGACTTGAACGGTTAAGCGCTGACTTGGATTCGATGCGTGAGTCTATCTATCATTCTGAGAAATCAAGCTCAGATGTCTTTTACAACGACTTGATGAAGGATAGCTACTACAAGGCTACTTTTGACTTGCAACAGCAAACAGGACTTGCTTATAGCTTCTCTAACTTACCTGAAACAGAAATCAAACGTCTACAAGGTCTAAAATGGACAGGAGAGGCCTATTCAGATAGGATATGGGAAAATACAGGGGCGCTCGCTTCAAGCGTGAAAGACGAGCTTTTGGTAAGTCTTATGACTGGCCGAAGTGTTAAAAATACATCTCAAGCAATCGCAGAACGGTTCGAAGTAGGTCAAAATAATGCAAGGCGCTTGGTACGGACAGAATCAGCGTTCTTTCATAACCAGATGGAACTGCTCAGCTACGAAGATGCTGAGATTACAAAGTATCGCTTCATAGCGGTCTTAGACAAGCGCACGTCTCACATTTGCCAGGAGCACGACAACAAGGTCTACGATACGGACAAGGCTGTTCCTGGTGTGAACTATCCACCTTTACATCCATGGTGCAGGTCTACGACTATCGCCCATGATGACGATATCGATTACAGTAAACTAGAGCGTAGGGCTAGAAATCCAGAAACAGGCAAAGTTGAGTACGTATCTGCTGATATGAGTTATAAAGACTGGTATTCTAGGTACGTTGCTAAAGACGGGGAAAAGGTGTATAATCAGGATATGAGTTCAATTGATTTAATGGCAAAACAGCGTTCTTTCGTTGTCGGGGACGATATTCGAGTGAATGCAAAGGAATTTATCGGAACAGAGTTTGATTTTTGGACTCAGGATCGTACTAAGAAAATTAGAGATGCTGTAGCAAATGTCCAAGGAGTTTTCCGCCAATTGCCTGATTATTCAAAACCAACTGTTGTGTTTTTAAAAAAATCAAAGCTGCCTGGTCTAGCTGGATATGACTATAAGCAGGATATTTTGTTTATAAGTGATGCTCTTAGTTCAGAAAAAGAATTCAAAGATATTTTATCAGACGGATTCTTTGCTGCAAAAGACATTAAAGATGCAATAGTTCATGAGTTGACGCATAAACAACACTGGGTTTCTGCAAAAGCGTTTTACAAAGCAAATAAAAAGCGCTATAATAGTATTGAACAAGCAATGATGGAATTAAATTCAGGTCTAATTGCATATGTCAAACAACAGCAATCTCTTGACCGAAGCTATTTGAAAGATATTAGTTTGAATGCTTATAATGCGTTTTTGTATCATAATAATATCAATGAACTAGTAGCAGAAATCGGGGTAATAGGTGACAACGTAACTGATAAAGTGTTGTTGAAAAAAGTGAAGGAGGTATTGAAATGGAAGTAATGGCTGTACCAAGTAAAGAGTTGTTAATTTTTTATAATCAAATCGATGAATGGGTTGACCAAGTTTATCCAGACAAAGATATGCCTCGTGTATCTTTTAAGAAGAACACTCCTAAGTCTGTTTTAGATTTATTTGATGCTATTAAATTAAAAATCGGTTTTGATTATGCAGTATAACGTACCAAAGCACCTAGAGAAATCTAAGTGCTTTTCTTATTTTTAATTTTTTTCAAAAAACCTCTTGACTTTTTGTGGCACAAGTTGTAATATATTGTTGTGGCACAGAAAGTAGGTGATGAAATGAGTCCACGAACCGGAAGACCAAAAAGCGAAAAACCGTTGAATGTCGAAGTTAAAGCAAGAATCGACTCAGAGTTGAATAAACATTTGGAAGATTATTGCTTACAAAAAAAGACCACTCGTACAGAAGTGGTTAGAAAAGGCATAAAATTAGTTTTAGGTCTTGAAAAAAATAAATAACGCATAATCCTCCTCGCCAAAGTTGTGATTATACGTTATCGCACGAAAGAAACTCTTTCTGAAATCATTATATCAGAAAAGAGCTTCTTTGTCATACCGCAAAGGAGTTTTTATAATGGCAAAAATTGAATTAACAGAAGAACAATTGACTCATCTAGGCTACGAGCTTGCAGATATTCGAAGAACGGTTGAAATGGCAACAAATATGACAGAAACCTTGGCTTGGGTTCAACTTAAGGATGAGACAGCTTTTAAAGAGATGTCTAAAAAGTTTTTTGATACTTTTAATGAACAATTCGGTTTGCTTCATTCAACACTAGATGAAATTGCTTTTATTTTGATGAACTCAACAGATAAAGCAGAAATCTTAGGAAGTAAAATTTTTAACTAGGAGCATAAAAATGGAACTACAAATTTTTAAAAATGAACAATTCGGAGAAGTAAGAACAGTAGAAATTAAAGGCGAGCCATTCTTTAATTTGAATGATTGTTGTCAAATTCTGGATTTAAGCAATCCACGAAAAACACTAGAAAGACTCAATCCAAAGGGTGTAACTAGTAGTGACATCCTTACAAACGGAGGAGTCCAACAAGCCAACTTCATCAACGAAGCGAATTTCTATAAACTTGTTTTTCAATCTCGCAAACCAGAAGCAGAGAAATTTGCTGATTGGGTCACTAGCGAGGTTCTGCCCTCTATTCGTAAGCATGGCGCTTATATGACCGACCAAGTGGCCTATAATATCACGCACAACAAACAAGCCTTAGCAGACTTGCTCCTTATGGCTGGTAATCAACTAAAAGAAAAAGAAGCAGTTATTAAAAACTTGGAAGCTGAAAAAGCTGTACTTTCCGTTGAAAATACCATAATGAAGCCGAAAGCAGACTATTTCGATGAACTAGTAGATAGAAACTTACTGACCAGCTTCAGAGAAACAGCCAAACAATTAAAAATCAAAGAACGCAAGTTTATTGACTTCTTGATGGAGAAAAAATACATCTACCGAGATAAGAAAGGTAAGCTCCAACCAACAGCCAATAAAAATGATGGTTTATTTGAGGTCAAGGAAACAATCAACGAAAAAACACAATGGTCTGGAACACAGACACTCATTACACCTAAAGGCCGTGAAACCTTTAGACTACTATTTATTTAATTAAGCCCTAACCGCATCGAAATCGAGGCGGTTTTTATATTGTCCAAACTGTACCGATGACATTAAAAGCTGTACTGTTCCGTCGCCGGACGTAAAGCGAGATTATCGAGTGGCGACGTAATCGCTGGAGGACAATTATGTCAGAAGAAATCAATGCAACTGTATCTACTGAATCAACTGAGACTGTCGACACTCAAGGAAATGTTGATACAGTGCAGGAAGAAAAGCACGAACGAACTTTCACTCGTGCTGAAATCGGTAAGATGCTATCTGCCGAACGCTCTAAATGGGAAGCTGAGCAAGAAGCCAAGGAAAACGAAGCTAAGAAACTCGCCAAGATGAACGCTGATGAGAAACAGAAATATCAGTTGGATCAGCGTGAGCAAGAACTGGCTGACCGTGAAAAGGCTATTGCTCGCAAGGAATTGACCGCAGAAGCTAAAACAATGTTAAGCGAACGTGGCTTACCAGTTGAATTAGTATCCGTGGTTGATTTGTCAAACGCTGAAGCCGTGGCTGAATCAGTCGGAAGCATTCAGAAAACGTGGGAGGATGCAGTTCAAAAAGGTGTATCCGAACGCATGAAGGGTAGCGCACCTATTAAGACTGCGCCACAACAATCAACAGGGCTTTCAAAAGCTCAATTTTTCCAAATGAGTCATTCAGAGAAGGCTGCATTGAAGCAGTCAAACCCTGAATTGTATAACTCGTTTTTGAATTAATTAAAAAAGGGGAATTTAAAACATGACACAAACTAAAATTGCAAATCTCGTAAACCCTGAGGTAATGGGAGATATGATTGCAGCTAAACTACCAAAGAAATTGCAAGTAATTCCATTTGCAGCAATCGACCGTACGCTTGAAGGCGTGCCAGGAAACACAATCACAGTCCCATCTTACACATATATCGGTGATGCTGAAGATGTAAACGAAGGCGTTGAAGCTGGCGTTGTTGTTCTCGGGACATCTACTAAGACTGCTACAATTAAGAAGGCTATGAAAGCTGTTGAATTGACAGATGAAGCTGTTCTTTCTGGTTATGGTGATCCAGTTGGTAATGCTGAGAACCAGCTTGCACTTGCAGTTGCTTCTAAAATCGACAATGATGCCTTAGATGCTCTTTTGGGAACAAACACACGCAAACACGACTCTAAAACTAAAGCAATCAGCTATGATGTAATCGTTGACGCTATTGATTTGTTTGAAGAAGAAATCAACACAGAAAAAGTTATGTTTGTTAATCCTAAACAAGTAACTACTTTGCGCAAGGATCCTAACTTTATCTCAGCTGATAGATATCCAAACCAAGTCGTCATGACTGGTGAGATTGGTACAATCGCTAACACTCGCATCGTTCCAACTAAGAAAGTTAAACTTGATACAACTAGCGCATTTTACACTTGCCCTATCATCAAACTTACTCATGATGATGAAACTGAACAAGACACTGCAGCATTGACAGTCTATCTCAAACGCGATCCAAACGTTGAAGTAGACCGTAAGTCTTTGAAACGTACTACTGAAATCTCAATCGACGAATTCTACACAGTGGCCGTTTCAGACGATTCTAAGGTCGTACTTGCTGAAATCAAGAAATAAGGTCTGACCTATGAAAGTCAGAGTTAAACAAGCTTTTAATGATTGGCAGGAAAATGTGGTTCGACAAGAGAACGAAGTCTTTGAGATGACAGAAGAACGTTTTGACGAACTGTCGCATAATCTTGAGGAAGGGTTCTCGGTTGATATCGCAGATGTAGTTGAAATCATTGACGAAACCAAAATACAAGGAGACGAGACGACTCCTTATGATTAGGAGGTCTTATGGGACTTGAGAAATTAAAACAATTAACGGGTGAGAATGATAGCGCAGTCCTATTACCTCTACTTTTAAGAGCTGAAAATATCATTTTATCTGAGACGAATCGAGACAAGCTAACGCCGGCGCTTGATAGGTTACTACCTGAACTCGTAATCGAGCTCTACAATCGCTCAGGAAGTGAAGGAGAGCAATCTAGAAGCGAAGGTGGTATATCTGTTACCTACGGAGAAAACGGCCTGTCTATGGGCCTTTTACAGCGTATTCGGATGCATCGGTTAGCGAGGGTGGCAGGTCATGTTTTTGAAAAAGAGTAGACTGAAGCCTTATTCTCTGAAACGATTCAAGAAGACCGTGACAGATGAGGGAGTCACTAAGGAAGGATATTCAGATAAGCTTGAAGAAGTGCGACTTGAATTGTGGCCAGCGACAAGTAAGCTACAATCTGAGATTTACGGCGAGCGCTTGAATGATATCCTAAATGCGAATGCGAGTAAGGATGCAGATATCAACGTGAAAGACGGTGTCTGTATTGATATCAAGACGGAGGTCACACATCGGGTTATCTCAAAGAAGGTATATAGTCAGCATCAAGTATTGGAGTTAGAACGTGTCAGAGCTACTAGGGGCAGATAGGTTAATAGCTAAGTTCAGGAAGTTGTCAGATGTTTCACAACGAGATATTGTTTCGAAAGCTGTTCATCATGCAGCTAAAACCATTGTTCAAGCTGATGCGAAGAGACTAGCACCAGGCAACAATGGAGAACTTAGAAATAGCATCAAA carries:
- a CDS encoding DUF4355 domain-containing protein, whose amino-acid sequence is MSEEINATVSTESTETVDTQGNVDTVQEEKHERTFTRAEIGKMLSAERSKWEAEQEAKENEAKKLAKMNADEKQKYQLDQREQELADREKAIARKELTAEAKTMLSERGLPVELVSVVDLSNAEAVAESVGSIQKTWEDAVQKGVSERMKGSAPIKTAPQQSTGLSKAQFFQMSHSEKAALKQSNPELYNSFLN
- a CDS encoding N4-gp56 family major capsid protein, which encodes MTQTKIANLVNPEVMGDMIAAKLPKKLQVIPFAAIDRTLEGVPGNTITVPSYTYIGDAEDVNEGVEAGVVVLGTSTKTATIKKAMKAVELTDEAVLSGYGDPVGNAENQLALAVASKIDNDALDALLGTNTRKHDSKTKAISYDVIVDAIDLFEEEINTEKVMFVNPKQVTTLRKDPNFISADRYPNQVVMTGEIGTIANTRIVPTKKVKLDTTSAFYTCPIIKLTHDDETEQDTAALTVYLKRDPNVEVDRKSLKRTTEISIDEFYTVAVSDDSKVVLAEIKK
- a CDS encoding phage antirepressor KilAC domain-containing protein; amino-acid sequence: MELQIFKNEQFGEVRTVEIKGEPFFNLNDCCQILDLSNPRKTLERLNPKGVTSSDILTNGGVQQANFINEANFYKLVFQSRKPEAEKFADWVTSEVLPSIRKHGAYMTDQVAYNITHNKQALADLLLMAGNQLKEKEAVIKNLEAEKAVLSVENTIMKPKADYFDELVDRNLLTSFRETAKQLKIKERKFIDFLMEKKYIYRDKKGKLQPTANKNDGLFEVKETINEKTQWSGTQTLITPKGRETFRLLFI
- a CDS encoding phage head-tail connector protein — translated: MGLEKLKQLTGENDSAVLLPLLLRAENIILSETNRDKLTPALDRLLPELVIELYNRSGSEGEQSRSEGGISVTYGENGLSMGLLQRIRMHRLARVAGHVFEKE
- a CDS encoding CopG family transcriptional regulator — translated: MAQKVGDEMSPRTGRPKSEKPLNVEVKARIDSELNKHLEDYCLQKKTTRTEVVRKGIKLVLGLEKNK
- a CDS encoding minor capsid protein, with translation MKNKDYWTKRKANLIYEQMDKAEKQADKFDEIYKQSKAYLDKQINKVFDKFQRDYGLSERDARHVLKNMKDQKDLNELRKVLEARPDDPNIQRLLADLDSPAYAYRMKRLERLSADLDSMRESIYHSEKSSSDVFYNDLMKDSYYKATFDLQQQTGLAYSFSNLPETEIKRLQGLKWTGEAYSDRIWENTGALASSVKDELLVSLMTGRSVKNTSQAIAERFEVGQNNARRLVRTESAFFHNQMELLSYEDAEITKYRFIAVLDKRTSHICQEHDNKVYDTDKAVPGVNYPPLHPWCRSTTIAHDDDIDYSKLERRARNPETGKVEYVSADMSYKDWYSRYVAKDGEKVYNQDMSSIDLMAKQRSFVVGDDIRVNAKEFIGTEFDFWTQDRTKKIRDAVANVQGVFRQLPDYSKPTVVFLKKSKLPGLAGYDYKQDILFISDALSSEKEFKDILSDGFFAAKDIKDAIVHELTHKQHWVSAKAFYKANKKRYNSIEQAMMELNSGLIAYVKQQQSLDRSYLKDISLNAYNAFLYHNNINELVAEIGVIGDNVTDKVLLKKVKEVLKWK